One genomic segment of uncultured Desulfobacter sp. includes these proteins:
- a CDS encoding PilZ domain-containing protein has product MVGRKRTIERRKNKRYKAVEGAYAAISPNSNKIGQIIDISMGGLCFKYINTEDKSKKSVHRNEESIFLSSLGYYVGDLPFQTIADYEITDTPSFSSMKVRKRHVKFTDLTFKQLFDLDYYLKENVLEQVKPLPNQK; this is encoded by the coding sequence ATGGTTGGCAGAAAAAGAACCATCGAACGTCGAAAAAACAAACGATATAAAGCGGTGGAAGGTGCCTATGCGGCCATCAGCCCCAATTCGAATAAAATTGGTCAAATCATCGACATCAGTATGGGCGGATTGTGTTTTAAATATATAAACACCGAAGACAAATCAAAAAAATCTGTACATAGAAACGAAGAGTCTATTTTCTTAAGCAGTCTGGGATATTATGTCGGTGACCTTCCCTTTCAGACCATTGCCGACTATGAAATAACGGATACACCGTCATTCAGTTCAATGAAAGTCAGAAAGCGACATGTAAAATTTACCGATCTCACGTTTAAACAGCTGTTTGACCTGGACTATTATCTGAAAGAAAATGTGTTAGAACAGGTAAAGCCGCTTCCGAATCAAAAATAA
- a CDS encoding regulatory protein RecX: MTVEKAYRKALGYLSKSPKTIRQMKEYLMKKGYDANITEQVIVQLSNFNYLDDKAFARQFIESRIRYKPKSVFALGFELRKKGIDPALAGELLTAFKDEELALKAVENKKQAWSGLDEYERRKKMMNYLRYRGFDYSVCQTVWQIVQAES; encoded by the coding sequence ATGACTGTTGAAAAAGCATACCGAAAGGCTCTGGGATATCTATCAAAAAGTCCTAAAACCATCCGGCAAATGAAAGAATATTTGATGAAGAAAGGATATGATGCGAACATTACTGAGCAGGTCATTGTGCAGTTGTCGAACTTTAATTACCTCGATGACAAAGCCTTTGCACGCCAGTTCATTGAAAGTCGAATCCGTTACAAACCCAAATCCGTATTTGCCCTTGGATTTGAATTGCGTAAAAAAGGCATTGATCCAGCACTTGCTGGAGAACTGTTAACTGCATTTAAAGACGAGGAACTGGCATTAAAGGCCGTTGAAAATAAAAAGCAGGCCTGGAGCGGGCTGGATGAATATGAGCGCAGAAAAAAAATGATGAACTATCTGCGATACAGGGGGTTTGATTACAGTGTGTGTCAGACTGTATGGCAGATCGTTCAAGCAGAATCCTAA
- a CDS encoding acyl-ACP thioesterase domain-containing protein: MRNNPDIFSQKFNLPYSALTIGGRVKMDWLLNVFQDAASAQCHAQGVSGFDMAKKNLKWVVVQYRIKIDKPIDWMTPLVVQTWRAPWKNLYEVRQFRLITEQEHTLENPCPLVTASSLWILIKAANNRPVRLAPNMPASLMKHPVQEPAKLIKPNAGLTHVDHERCFPVHFLDLDLNEHVNNPVYVRWAVASLPGTLNFEYTPFKCDVIYQKEALAGDTVQSLVSMNFEKNLLFTDHLIVRHNSKEKLSHLMVTWKETGSKSLFHIKSNGLT; encoded by the coding sequence ATGAGAAACAACCCTGACATATTTTCGCAAAAATTTAATTTGCCCTATTCCGCTTTAACCATCGGCGGAAGGGTCAAAATGGACTGGCTTTTAAATGTATTCCAGGATGCAGCCTCAGCCCAATGTCACGCCCAGGGAGTTTCCGGATTTGACATGGCCAAAAAGAATCTTAAATGGGTAGTGGTCCAATACCGGATAAAGATTGATAAACCCATTGACTGGATGACGCCCCTGGTCGTTCAGACATGGCGGGCTCCTTGGAAAAACCTTTATGAGGTCAGACAGTTCAGGCTGATAACGGAACAGGAGCATACATTGGAAAATCCCTGTCCTCTGGTAACCGCCTCAAGTCTCTGGATATTAATAAAAGCTGCAAACAACAGGCCGGTAAGGCTGGCCCCGAATATGCCGGCGTCTTTGATGAAGCACCCTGTGCAAGAACCTGCGAAACTGATCAAACCGAATGCAGGTCTTACCCATGTTGACCATGAGCGCTGCTTCCCGGTTCATTTCCTTGATCTGGATCTCAACGAACACGTGAATAACCCGGTCTATGTCAGATGGGCAGTGGCATCTTTACCCGGCACGTTAAACTTTGAATATACCCCGTTTAAATGTGACGTAATCTATCAAAAGGAGGCCCTGGCTGGAGATACCGTGCAAAGCCTTGTTTCAATGAACTTTGAAAAGAACCTGCTGTTCACAGATCATCTTATTGTCAGGCACAATTCAAAGGAAAAGCTGTCCCACCTGATGGTTACCTGGAAAGAAACAGGAAGCAAAAGCCTGTTTCATATAAAAAGCAATGGGCTGACCTGA